A region of Leptolyngbya sp. 'hensonii' DNA encodes the following proteins:
- a CDS encoding pitrilysin family protein: protein MGQRLFARFSPSFWGFSPIKIVLSLCCSLLLLGTLPGLALADESKSATLIQPYLDRVIQQVTEFKLKNGLKFIVLERHQAPVVSFLTYADVGGVDEPMGKTGMAHFLEHLAFKGTTRIGTENYRAEKPLLDQLDRLSEKIQAAIQTGKQAEVKTLEAEFEQVKARAAKYVKQNQLGQIVEQSGGVGLNANTSTDATRYFYSFPSNKLELWMSLESERFLEPVFREFYEEKEVILEERRLRVENSPVGQLAEAMLDQAFQTHPYRRPVIGYEQDIRNLTRKDVQQFFNQYYVPANLTIAIVGDVNPAEVQRLAQIYFGRYKAGTKPPIVQTIEPLQTSSREVSLKLPSQPVYMEGYHRPAFNHPDDVIYSMMGSILSDGRTSRLYQSLVERQQLALVADGSNGFPGDKFPTLILFYAEPAPGHTLEQLAQALAVEIDRLKTEPVTDQELSRVKTQARAGLLRALRSNSGMASLLLEYEVKTGDWRNLFKELDAIAAVTPDDIQRVARATFRPENRIVARLLSAERKGS, encoded by the coding sequence ATGGGTCAGCGCCTTTTTGCCCGTTTCTCTCCCTCATTCTGGGGGTTTTCCCCGATAAAAATAGTTCTCTCCCTCTGCTGTAGTCTGCTGCTGCTGGGAACCCTACCTGGGCTGGCCCTGGCTGACGAGTCTAAGTCAGCTACGTTGATTCAACCCTATCTGGATCGGGTGATTCAGCAGGTGACAGAGTTTAAGCTGAAGAATGGGCTGAAGTTTATTGTTCTGGAGCGGCATCAGGCTCCGGTGGTTTCCTTCCTCACCTATGCTGATGTGGGGGGCGTGGATGAACCGATGGGCAAAACTGGCATGGCACACTTCCTGGAGCATCTGGCTTTTAAAGGGACAACCCGCATTGGCACTGAGAATTATCGGGCTGAAAAACCCCTGTTAGATCAGCTCGATCGCTTGTCAGAGAAGATTCAGGCTGCGATCCAAACGGGAAAACAGGCTGAGGTTAAAACCTTAGAAGCGGAGTTTGAGCAGGTGAAGGCCAGGGCGGCCAAATATGTCAAACAGAATCAGCTCGGCCAAATTGTGGAGCAGTCGGGTGGGGTCGGTCTCAATGCCAACACATCGACCGATGCTACCCGTTACTTCTATAGTTTTCCTTCGAATAAGCTGGAACTCTGGATGTCTCTGGAATCAGAACGTTTCCTGGAGCCGGTGTTTCGGGAGTTTTATGAAGAAAAAGAGGTGATTCTGGAGGAGCGACGGCTGCGGGTTGAGAACTCTCCCGTGGGTCAACTGGCAGAGGCGATGCTGGATCAAGCGTTTCAGACCCATCCTTACCGTCGTCCGGTGATTGGGTACGAGCAGGACATTCGAAACCTGACCCGCAAGGACGTGCAGCAGTTTTTCAACCAGTACTATGTTCCTGCAAATCTGACGATCGCCATTGTGGGAGACGTCAATCCTGCTGAGGTGCAGCGGCTAGCTCAGATCTACTTTGGGCGGTATAAGGCTGGCACGAAACCTCCGATCGTCCAGACGATCGAGCCGCTCCAGACCTCAAGCCGGGAAGTTAGCTTAAAATTACCGTCCCAACCAGTCTATATGGAGGGGTACCACCGACCTGCTTTTAACCATCCCGATGATGTGATCTACAGCATGATGGGGTCTATCTTGAGCGATGGGCGCACCTCGCGCCTCTATCAATCCCTGGTGGAACGGCAACAACTGGCTTTGGTAGCGGATGGGTCGAATGGGTTTCCGGGAGATAAATTTCCGACCCTGATCCTGTTTTACGCTGAGCCAGCACCGGGACATACCCTGGAACAATTGGCCCAGGCCTTAGCTGTGGAAATTGACCGACTGAAAACGGAGCCAGTTACAGACCAGGAGTTGAGTCGGGTCAAGACCCAGGCCCGGGCCGGATTGCTGCGGGCCTTGCGCTCTAATTCGGGTATGGCGAGTCTGTTGCTGGAGTATGAGGTTAAGACGGGAGACTGGCGCAACCTGTTCAAGGAACTGGATGCGATTGCAGCCGTCACCCCTGACGACATCCAGCGGGTGGCCCGTGCGACCTTCCGCCCTGAAAATCGCATCGTTGCTCGCCTGCTCTCCGCTGAAAGGAAAGGATCATGA
- a CDS encoding cupin domain-containing protein: protein MAAEELCFCDLVALYALDILDEQERLLVEQSIADCSDLEAELADFQTAVAALAYSTPPIVPAPDLKQRLFDRIGVELPPPLASRPRPRIDMPDLVVRASELNWEPYRIPGVTVAQLHVNPARREVVAVLKAEPGVTYPLHRHAGVEEIYMLEGDLTIEGQVYGPGDYIRSEKGSIHGPATSQGCMFFIRTRMDDEYDLAALTGVR from the coding sequence ATGGCGGCTGAAGAATTGTGTTTTTGTGACCTGGTGGCCCTGTACGCCCTGGATATCCTGGACGAACAGGAACGGCTATTGGTGGAACAGTCGATAGCCGACTGCTCCGATCTGGAGGCAGAACTGGCAGATTTCCAGACCGCTGTTGCTGCCCTGGCCTACAGTACGCCGCCGATCGTCCCTGCCCCTGACCTGAAACAGCGGTTGTTCGATCGAATTGGGGTTGAATTACCCCCACCGCTTGCCTCCAGGCCTAGGCCCAGAATTGATATGCCAGATCTGGTGGTGCGGGCCAGTGAACTGAACTGGGAGCCTTATCGGATTCCGGGAGTTACCGTTGCCCAACTCCATGTCAACCCGGCCCGGCGGGAAGTGGTGGCGGTCCTCAAGGCTGAACCGGGAGTGACCTATCCCCTGCATCGCCATGCCGGGGTGGAAGAAATCTACATGCTGGAAGGCGATCTGACCATTGAGGGACAGGTTTATGGTCCAGGGGACTATATTCGCTCCGAAAAGGGTTCCATCCATGGTCCCGCCACCAGTCAGGGCTGTATGTTCTTCATTCGCACCCGCATGGATGATGAGTATGACCTGGCTGCTCTGACTGGAGTTCGTTAA
- a CDS encoding pitrilysin family protein has product MRKRPLVLLLITALIPILLLFSASATAQAARHYDELTFPPLPEVQIPAYSRFVLENGMVVYLMENHELPLVGGVAVVRTGDRLEPADKVGLGSITGDVLRDGGTLKHPPDRLNALLEQRAASVESGIDLSSGSVSFSALTENLPEVFDLFAEVIREPAFPQEKLDLAKVQWRGSIARRNDEPGDIADREFSKLIYGASSPYARTVEYATLDKITREDLVQFYQQDFHPNRMIVGIVGDFDSQAMRSQIQQKFGDWKPQIQRQQPPLPGVTQATLKGIFLVDQPQLTQSYIQMGHLGGLLNHPDYAALTVMEGVLSGFGGRLFNQVRSRQGLAYSVYASWGAGFDYPGVFVAGGETRSEATVPFIQSVVKEIDRIRQTPITPQELAYAKDSVLNSFVFNFQQPGQTLSRLIQYEYFGYPQDFLFQYQRGVAATTIADVQRVARTYLQPEKLVTLVVGNNAAIKPSLTSLKPSTPVVPIDITIPVSKSR; this is encoded by the coding sequence ATGAGAAAACGTCCGTTGGTATTGTTGCTGATCACTGCTCTGATCCCAATCCTGTTGCTGTTCTCCGCCAGCGCAACGGCTCAGGCGGCCCGACACTACGATGAGCTGACCTTTCCACCCCTGCCAGAAGTACAGATTCCGGCCTACAGCCGATTTGTGCTGGAGAACGGGATGGTGGTGTACCTGATGGAGAACCATGAGTTGCCCCTGGTGGGAGGGGTGGCAGTGGTGCGGACGGGCGATCGGCTTGAACCAGCAGATAAAGTCGGCCTGGGGTCGATCACCGGCGATGTATTGCGGGATGGGGGAACCCTGAAGCACCCGCCTGATCGGTTGAATGCGTTGCTCGAGCAACGGGCCGCTTCTGTGGAAAGTGGAATTGACTTGTCCAGCGGGTCAGTCAGTTTTTCAGCCCTGACCGAGAACCTCCCAGAGGTCTTCGACCTGTTTGCAGAGGTGATCCGGGAGCCCGCTTTTCCTCAGGAAAAGCTGGATCTGGCCAAGGTGCAGTGGCGGGGTAGTATTGCCCGGCGCAATGATGAACCGGGGGATATCGCCGATCGGGAATTTTCCAAGTTAATTTATGGCGCATCCAGTCCCTATGCCCGCACAGTGGAGTACGCCACCCTGGACAAGATTACCCGTGAGGATCTGGTTCAGTTTTATCAGCAGGATTTTCATCCCAACCGAATGATTGTCGGGATTGTGGGGGATTTTGACAGTCAGGCGATGCGATCGCAGATCCAGCAAAAATTTGGAGACTGGAAACCCCAGATTCAGAGGCAACAGCCTCCTTTACCGGGGGTGACTCAGGCAACCCTGAAAGGGATCTTTCTGGTGGATCAACCCCAGTTGACCCAGAGCTACATCCAGATGGGGCACCTGGGTGGGCTGCTCAATCATCCCGACTATGCGGCCCTGACAGTGATGGAGGGGGTGCTGAGTGGGTTTGGGGGCCGGTTATTTAACCAGGTGCGATCGCGCCAGGGACTGGCCTATTCGGTCTATGCCTCCTGGGGGGCAGGCTTTGACTATCCGGGTGTGTTCGTTGCGGGAGGAGAAACCCGATCGGAAGCCACGGTGCCGTTTATTCAGTCGGTGGTGAAGGAAATCGATCGCATCCGTCAGACGCCAATTACACCCCAGGAACTGGCCTATGCCAAGGATTCAGTCTTGAACTCTTTTGTGTTCAATTTTCAGCAACCGGGTCAGACCCTCTCCCGGTTGATCCAATATGAGTACTTTGGCTATCCTCAGGATTTTTTGTTCCAGTATCAGCGGGGGGTGGCTGCAACAACGATCGCCGATGTGCAGCGGGTCGCCCGCACCTACCTGCAACCGGAGAAACTCGTCACCCTGGTTGTCGGTAACAATGCCGCTATCAAGCCATCCCTCACCAGCCTGAAACCCTCAACGCCAGTGGTTCCGATCGACATCACGATTCCAGTTTCCAAATCCCGTTGA
- a CDS encoding sigma-70 family RNA polymerase sigma factor → MTAPSLPQDTILLARIAQQDQAALSDLYDRYSRILYGVAFKSLGSVEEAEEAVLDVFSQVWRTAARYDPERSRVDTWLFMITRSRILDRLRVMKRLGTKLTISVDAEQIQTAAPCVDPVEDALNLERRAQVITALKQLPAEQRQVIELAYYGGLSHSEIAQQTGMSLGTVKTRIRLGLGKLKGALSGWK, encoded by the coding sequence ATGACGGCTCCGTCCCTCCCGCAAGACACGATCCTGCTGGCTCGCATTGCCCAGCAGGATCAGGCTGCCTTATCCGATCTGTACGATCGCTACTCCCGCATTCTCTACGGGGTGGCTTTTAAGAGCCTGGGTTCCGTGGAAGAAGCCGAAGAGGCAGTGCTGGATGTGTTTTCCCAGGTTTGGCGCACTGCTGCCCGTTATGATCCGGAACGCAGCCGGGTGGATACCTGGTTGTTTATGATCACCCGTAGCCGGATTCTCGATCGTCTGCGCGTCATGAAGCGCCTGGGGACAAAGTTAACCATTTCCGTGGATGCTGAACAGATCCAAACGGCAGCCCCCTGCGTAGATCCAGTTGAGGACGCCCTGAACCTGGAGCGACGGGCTCAGGTTATAACCGCACTCAAACAGTTACCAGCCGAACAACGCCAGGTGATTGAGCTGGCTTACTATGGGGGCCTGAGCCATTCAGAGATTGCCCAGCAAACTGGCATGTCTTTGGGTACTGTCAAAACTCGCATTCGCTTAGGACTGGGTAAGCTCAAGGGGGCACTCAGTGGCTGGAAATAG